A part of Paenibacillus sp. 481 genomic DNA contains:
- a CDS encoding AbrB/MazE/SpoVT family DNA-binding domain-containing protein: MKPAGVVRKVDQLGRIVLPKSLRKRYQMNEGDPVEILVQGDHIILERYRPKCVFCGSMDGVSDFKDRYICSQCMTDMTQLIR; the protein is encoded by the coding sequence ATGAAACCTGCCGGTGTAGTCCGCAAAGTAGACCAATTAGGACGTATAGTATTACCAAAATCACTCAGGAAGCGTTACCAAATGAACGAGGGGGATCCTGTCGAAATCTTGGTACAGGGAGACCACATTATTTTGGAGCGCTACCGTCCAAAATGTGTGTTCTGTGGATCCATGGACGGTGTGTCAGATTTTAAAGATCGATACATATGTTCACAATGCATGACTGACATGACGCAATTGATTCGCTAA